Part of the Prionailurus bengalensis isolate Pbe53 chromosome B3, Fcat_Pben_1.1_paternal_pri, whole genome shotgun sequence genome is shown below.
AGGGAGACAGTCATGGAGATTAATATGCTCTTGTGCTGTTTCACTTACAAGATACACCTTGCTCCTCTTGGCCTTGGGTCCCTCCACAGCAGTGCTTTCTTGTCTGTAGCTGCTTGACCCTCAGGGTGGTCTGCAGCCAGACTTAAATCAAGTATCCCCTCATCCCCTAGTAGTTTATTTCACCTTCTAAGGAGAATAAAACTATCTCATTTTTGCTGCTAGTCTCTCATCACGTGAGCACTGTTGGCTCAGAGGTGAGGAAGAGGCTGTCTTGCCAGCTCATTGTGAATGGGGGAGGCTAACTTCAAACCTCAAATTCTTCACTGAGGAGAAATGGTACTTCTTAGGCCACAATTTTATTAAAGGAATTTCCAgcagtgtttaaaatattttgtgctgTAACATAATTAGTGGTCTTTACTTCCCATCTTTGCCTGTGAGGAAGCCGGCCATCATGCATGGGGATTGGGGTTCTGCAGACTGCCACCTTGAACCAGGCATATTTGACAAGAATACCAGAGGTGGCTGCTCCCTTTTTATGCTGTACAGACCTGCCCTTTCCTGGGCCGGAAGCCCTAATGAAGAGCTCCCCGGGGCCTCGGCCTCACCTTGTCACATGCCTTCTGCTGGAAATTGGTCTATTGGTTCAGTCTCTGGTTCAGGATTTCAGTCTGTGAGTGGAACATCACCTGCTTCCTTGACGTAGGCCTGTTCTGAGAACCGCTGAGAGAAGGCCCACAGAGGGCAGCGTAAGTCAGACAAATGCTCAATAGACCACTGAAGCTCCCAGCTGTTCCCCATGCCTGCGACGGTCAGCACTTCCGACATCACATTCCACACGCGTCTCTGGAAGCATTCAGAGGATACTAGGGAGGGGAACTGCATGGCGTGGGGACAGAGGTCAGGGGGACACTTACTCTCTGCTGTATATTCTTGGAccgttttcatttttatctcaggtttttatttttatgtttaaatttcagTATAAAAATAAGACCTCACTTAAAATTTCCCAGTAGATAGTACAATCAAGTAAAGCATACtttgtgtgtgtaaatacacTCTGACATTTGAAATCAGCTAGACTTTTTTAAATCTGGGAGTCACAGTCTGTAGCTTTTAGCGCATCACCTCCTGCCTGACAAATTAGGGATGGGGTGAAATAGTGGGACAGGCTGAGAGGAAACAAGGTGGCCTCTGCGGACAGTACACCCTGCCTGGTGGGCACCTGTGAatgggtctcttctgttttgtaggTTCTGGGGGAGATGACCGAGCTCCTGTCCTCCTGTAGAAACTATGACAACTACCGGCGAGCCTATGGGGAGTGCACCCAATTCAAGATTCCCATCCTGGGGGTGCACCTCAAGGACCTCATCTCCCTGTACGAGGCTATGCCCGATTACCTGGAGGATGGGAAGGTGAACGTCCACAAGCTGCTGGCTCTTTATAATCATATCAACGAACTGGTCCAGCTGCAAGAGGTGGCCCCACCCCTGGAAGCCAACAAGGACTTGGTGCACCTGCTGACGGTGAGGCTCACACGGGAGGCAATTACTGAGGGCTGTCCGTATGCCACACACCACTCTCTGCGCCTTACCAAGTATTAGCTCAGTTCATTTTCATGAAACACAATGGAGTAGGTACTACCATCATCTCCATTGTTTGGACATGGATACTGAGGCATAAGGATATGACGTGTCAGAGGACCACACGTGAGTAAGCAGCAGAACCTGGGTTCACACCCAGGTGGTAGGGACTCCAGAGGTTATGCTCCTGAGCAGTATGCCCTCCAGAATCCTAGAATTGTTTCTTGCCCCCAGCTACAAAAGCAATCCTCAACTTTCTGGGAGGAAGGAAGCTGATAACAAATTAGGATACAAAACTTCGTAAGAGTTAGGGATAGTGTATTCTCAGTTACAAAAGGGTAAGGCAGTGagtaaaaaaagcaaacaaaatggaGGCATTCGAGTCAAGAATAGGTGAACACATGTGGTGGTGCAGGAGCCTACCTGCATGGTCAGATAAACTCCCTTCCAGAAGCATGATTCTGTAGCTCACcactgtgtgactgtgggcaTGTAACTCTaaatctgtttcctcctctgtaaatcaGAGATTACTCTCTGGGATAACTTATAACTTCTCAGTTCTAAAATTATACaacttttatctgtatttttgtagAATGGAGTAACTGTTAcagcctcttcctccctcacaTCATGATTCTAATAGAGCCGCAGGATTCACAGCCAGCTGGGGTCTAATGTTAGCCCTTTTGCTAACTGGCCAGATGACTGTGGCAGGCCTTGGCCTTAGACATTGTCTGTTAAAAAGATGTACCAAATCTTAACTTTCTTGGATCACAGATCATGTGATGAAAACCATGAACCTCCCAGAAAAATAGACACGAGTTCTGGACCTCTTGAAGCCATCCGTAGACTCTAGGTTACAAACAAGATTAGTTATATGAAATTGATTAACTCTTAGTATCATTTTATAATACCTGTTGTCATTTAAACTGGGTTGTTGTAGGGAACAAGTGAGGTGTGGACCATCTGACCACATAGGGCCTTCTGCCTAAGCTCCAGATACAGGCTTAGATATTAAATCAGATCTTAAAAGAGGACATCTTGAAACTtctccaaaatttaaaacattttaataagaagGAGCTAATGTTTGCCTTATTGCAGTACCAAGTGTTATGCACTATAAGCTCtgtgaatcttaaaaacaaagagcCTAGAAGAGTAAATAAACAACAGGAGAGGAGGAGGTACCAAGAAAGAAACCCATCAACCCTGGGAAAGGCAAACAACATCCTAGCAGTTAACCCTGTTCTGTTTTGATCTGCAGTTGTCCTTAGATCTCTACTACACTGAAGATGAAATCTATGAGCTGTCCTATGCCCGGGAACCAAGGAACCACAAAGCCCCAGTGagttgttcatatttttatgctAAGATTGCTGCATGTAACAGGTGCTCTACAAGTTGCTCACCGAGCTCATCATCTTAAGGAACAAATCTTTATGTGATAAGTACTGTGTTTCCACTCTGCCCAACCTTGTGCTAGGCACAGAGAAAACTTCACCATATGTACAAGTAATTCTTGGCCAGAAAGAGCCTGCAGTCTACTTGAAGGGATGAGACTAATACAGGAACTGTAAATATATGCCCTAAGCACATCCAAATGACAGGTGCAGTCAGTCAGTGGTTTACTGAGGAGGGAGATGGTGTTGCGGGCCATAGTGATATCTCCTTCCTATTATAAAGTATCCTCACATCATTCGTTtctcttctctgatttttttgATGATAAGTGTATACTACTTAGTAAAGCCATAGAGATCACCCTGTATTCATCTGGGTCAGAAAGGACAGTCTCCTGGGTCTTTTGACCTCTTGTGCTGACAAGTCCTCACAACAGTGCAGTCCTGGTGCTGCAAGGAAGGATCTACACAGGTTGTCTCGCCCCACCTCCCGTACAGGCAGGTgaaaatttcagttttccttGTGAAGGACCAGAATTCCCCTGCAGTCTCCAGGGAAGCTGCCCAGTCCCCAGATAGTACTCAGGGGAGAGAGTTATCCACACATAAGAAATTCAATTTGTCTGTTCAGGTGGCTACATGATACTGTCTCTACAACCGAAAGATCAAGTTCTAGCTCCTACTCTAATGAAAGCTGTTCACTGAAAATACTTAGCAGGTTCCACTTTCAGGGTGTTAGAGGCATTTCCATGGAAAGGGTACCTTCCTCCATTTGGGCCAAGTCTCAAATATTTAGGAATGGATTCCATCTCCCCTTGTCCAGGCCTCAGGCTTTCTTCCTTGTTATCCTGCCTTTTAGCAGTTTTTCTCCTCATCCACATCTTTATTAACCAGTaagtagagacagagaggaaattTAAATGATCCAGTCTTTTGCTGACAGTTTGACAGAAAGTCTAATGGGTAAGTTTAAATTATCTGTAGATGGAGATAATATACGTGAGAAGCATTTTGTCAGCTATGAAGCACAACAGTTGTTATTAGCCAGGATTAGAGCTCAAGATTTCAGTTCCACCGGCTCTCAGTTCCTGGCCCTGGCACATAGTTGAGGGCTGTCCATAGATGTAGCCATCAGGTAGCGGGAAAGGAAGTTGCTGCTGGTTGTAGTGCTTTATAGTCACAGGGATTTCTCTGAATATTTCATTTCAGCCACTAACACCTTCAAAGCCCCCAGTAGTAGTGGACTGGGCTTCTGGAGTATCTCCCAAACCTGACCCAAAGACCATAAGCAAACACGTCCAGAGGATGGTGGATGTAAGTACAGCTGTGCTCCGGCAGACGGAAGCAAGGCACATACAAACCGGCATAGTTCTGTATGCGGCCTGGGGGACACGGTGGCAGACGCGCAAAGGTGGGAAACCTGACACTTGTTCCTAGCGCACACCTCATATTGTGCCTGCAGGACAGTTCATAGGTTACGTTTTGCCAACACACTTTGACCTCCTTTTGCCGGGGGGTGTGTCTCCTCTTAGAGACCAAGCAGGAGAGCAAAGCCGTGGAtttgggggcagagaggtggtAGAAGGGTTTTAGTAGAAATAAGGATAATAAGGAGAATCTAATACTGCAAATTTGGCCCTCCTGATTGTCTTCATGGTTAACTGCTGAGGAGAGTGTGTGTCTATATTCATCCTTATGGACCAATCCAGCATAACAGAAAAGTGAGAGCCAGTATGTGTCAGAATAATTAGTAGAGGACTACAGGGCAGGGAGCACTTGCAGCTGGGCTGTTCACAGAAGCAGTGGAaggggggcagagcagaggggaCACCCCTGTGCAGTGAGCTAGGAGCACGCAGGCACCGGGCAGACGGCACGATTGGTACACTAAGGGACCTGAGGGAACCGTGTCCTCTCATTCAGGCTGAGGAGAGGCTTTTATCAGATGCTCAACCCTTTGTCATTTGGCTAAAGGGAGAAACGATCGGTTTCCCTTTGGTAATCACCAGAGAAACTCCTTTTTTCACAGTCGGTCTTCAAGAACTATGATCATGACCAGGATGGATACATTTCTcaggaagagtttgagaagattgCTGCcagtttccccttttccttctgtgtGATGGACAAAGACAGGTGAGGGTCTGTGTATGGAATATGAGGCTCTTGGTGCTAAGGGAGCAATCATCACATGAATGCCTGTCTGGTTTTGGTTCAGATCACAACAGACAATAAAAAACACATCTGTGTTAAATGTCTCAGAACTGAAAATTTCATAAACCTGCCAGTTTAGTcaacaagaaataagaaaaactttAGTCTTCCTTCTGGCTACAGATTATGAGAAACAACTATTTATTAATACCTTGCCTATTTTTCTGAAGTTGATAGAAGCTCTCTTGGTTTTCTGTGTGAAATCAAAGGTATGGCACGTGGGTTCCAGTTATATGTCATGTACTGTCTAAAGGCAAACCGCAGCATAAGGTATTTCTTTCCCTATACgcagtttccatttcttttttcaagtctTAAAATTTGCTAGGAAAACCTGCTTTGGCCAGATAACACCTCTGTAGAAGTGGATACTACCACGTCACCTCTTTATTACATGCTGTCCATGTATCGCTATTTAAGAGGGCTCATGGAAGTAATCCTCAGTCCTATGTGCTGTACTGCCATGCAAGGATAGAAAcaaaagtgaggggtgcctggctggctcagtcggtggagcatgtgcaGCTCCTGACCTTGAGGTAGTGAGTTCGCGCTCCACGTGTGGTATAGAGATTGttcaaataaatcaacttaaaaaaaaattaaaaacaaaaagcaaaacaaaaaaggtgaGTTTCTAAGGCTAGAAGCCAGTCTCGCTACCTCAGACCCTACTCACACCTGGTCTGTCGCTCGCTGGCAGGGAAGGCCTCATCAGCAGAGAGGAGATAACGGCCTACTTCATGAGAGCCAGCTCCATCTACTCCAAGCTGGGCCTGGGCTTTCCTCACAACTTCCAAGAGACCACCTACCTGAAACCTACTTTCTGTGACAACTGTGCTGGATTTGTAAGTTGTTCCTAGAGTGCTTCAGGTCGAACTTGAAGAGGGGTATGAGATGGTATGAATGAGCTTTAGGCCAGGCACAGACCTCATAACCCTTATCCACTATGCCAGCTTAGAGCCTAAGCTCTAATAACCTTGTTATCAAATGGTTTGATGCATGGTTAACTTAAATTTAATGTTACCATTTCTTCCGGATATTGTTTTTACCTCTGGTGCATGAGGCTTGGGACAAATGGTAAGGAAATGttatatttgggacatacttttTAAGTAATTACATTCAGATGCTGTTtccaatgttagaaaaaaaaaataggagacaTCCCTGCTCTTCCCCCTTCAAAAGGAACTGCTGTTAAGAAGCCATgtagctctgcccctcccctgtccaacCTAATCCCTGACCACAGAATTCTGTATACTTGTTCTTTAGTTTGGAGTTCTgagaaacctgtttattctttgaTTCATCTACTTCAAGCCTCAAGAAGGCCTAGAccatagaggtgcctgggtagctcaggctgttaagcgttcgacttaggctcaggtcatgatcttacagtttttgagtttgagcccctcatagggctcggtgctgacagctcagagcctgcttcggattctgtgtttccctctctctgctcttcccccactcatgctcagtctctctttccttccgaaataaacattaaaaaaaatttaaaaaatgaaggccTAGGCCATAAGTCCACACTACTGAGCTTCTTCAGAGCATGAGACTGTGATCACAAAATCTTCGTGTTTGCAGTTTAAGGTCAGGAGGGTTAAGACAGGAGATAAACAAGGCTTTCCTTCCTTGAGGAAGAGAGCACaatgagggaaaataaagaaCGGGTATCAATGTCTCACCTAATACCAGATTGATGAAAGATGTATAGTGTGCTCTAACTGTCTCCTATCTTGTCTCATAGCTCTGGGGAGTGATCAAACAAGGATACCGATGTAAAGGTAAGGCTCAGTTTTGTGGATTGTCGTGCTTTTTCTGGTCTTTGACGCTCTCctaataaagcattttttacCGATAGTAGTTGTCCATTGAGTCCACAACTTCTCAGTGCAGCTTACAGCCTCATCCCCAAACTGGCTTCCCTAGAGCACCCACTGAGAGTGACTGCCACCACAGAGAAGAGGAATGCCTGGGTGACCGGTTATAAAGCTTTCCCTTGCAAGGTCCTCTCTCTGTGTGGGTTGTTCTGGAAACAGAGATCACTGGTAGGAGAGGCTTTCATATGGCCATGAAAAGGTGGGTCCCTAAGGAAAGGCACTTTGGGAATGGAAGTGATTACCAAAGGGCCTTGCCAGTTTTCCTCTTATCAGTAGGAACCTCAGGGCCTAATTGTCCTTCCTTATGACTAGAAAAATTCAGGAGTGGACAGGAGACTTTTACTGCAAGGAAGAAAGAGTAAGACCTAAGAGCTGGGAGCCTTTAGGGGGTCTCCTTAAGGTAGGCAGTATATGCAGGATGACTAGGACATGACTTGTCTCCAAGACAGTGGATGCTGCTTGAGACTCATGATAAGGGCTACAGCAAGATGGTAAGATCCAGAGTTGACCAAATACGACTACTAGGTTCATTAGGAATAGCAGGTGTCCTAGCTCCAGACTAGGACAGGCATGTGTGACAAGACAGCCCTGCATGAGTGTGGTTTTGAGACTctggaaaagaaagccaaagcctTCCTGACTAGGCTGTCTTGTCCACAGACTGCGGGATGAACTGCCACAAACAATGCAAAGATCTGGTTGTGTTTGAGTGCAAGAAGCGAGCCAAGAACCCAGCAGCAATAACCGAGAACAGTACCCCTGGAGGGCCAACATCCAGCCTTTGCTCACTGGGAGCCAAAGACCTGCTCCATGGTAAGGAGACACTGAGAACATTCCTCTTGGAAAGTGAAGTGGGAAGGGTAAAGTTTTCGGGGAGGAAAGATGACCTTTGTCCTTCCCATTCTTAATAGAAACCACCACAGACACCATTGTGGAAGACACATTTTCAGAGTTAAACATCATCTTTAGGGACCACAATTCTGtcacataaaatacaaattttgatgGGAGAAAGGTGGCAGAGAGCAGCATGAAGGTCTGGGGCctattaaagaaaagttaaaagatggAGATACAAAATATCATCATCCAAAACACTCCTCCAAAAAATACAGGGTTGTTACTTTAGGATAAATACAGTAATTTAAATATTCTGATACTTCTGTTAATTACAGTTTTGAGCTTTATTTGGGTAAAAATTTAGTGTTAAATTATGTCCTCTGGGGGAAAGTTAAACTAGGAACCTTATAAGGTTTCTACTATTAGAAATTTTTTTGTTGTCCAGAAGCCACGCTGGATTTGTACACTATCCAGGCTGGGTCCTGGGCAAGGGTGTTGGGtggaagaagaaaaccagaatgattcctctctcctttccaacCAGTATCAAAGCTAGAACTTCCCTATGCTATTCCCACTATACAAATGGGTCCCAAAGAAAACTCCTACCTGCTCCTATAATAGGACCAAACCTTGAATGCTGAGAGCTCCCAAATCCCAGGGtccacagaaaatatttatggactgggacccctgggtggctgtcagttaagcataggattctttatttcagctcaggtcacgaactcacggttggtgagttcgagccccacatcacctGGGCTATAAGAGTGGATCCTCCTCAGgattgtctctcctctctgccccttccccctcattcACATatgctctgaaataaaaaaaaatttttttttgaaatgtttactttattCATAGACCGTTTCTCTTGCACTGAGGCAGGGACTTGAGCTTACCTGCAGAAACAAATCTTCTGGGCAGCCTTTgtgcaaatagaaaaaaaaatgcctgtggCTCTGGTAGCCTTTATCCCCTAAAGAGGGTGCCTGCAAATGAGTCCACTTTGGGCCTAGAATAACAAAGTTGTCAGTTGAGTCTGTTTTTCTGACTAGAGTACCAACATGCCACGTATCTTCCTACAGCACCTGAGGAGGGACCTTTCACATTCCCTAATGGGGAGGCTGTGGAACACAGTGAGGAAAGTAAAGATCGGACCATCATGCTCATGGGAGTGTCCTCACAGAAGATTTCTGTTCGGCTGAAGAGGACTGTCGCCCACAAGGCCACCCAGACGGAATCCCCGCCTTGGCTTGGCAGTGAGCGTCCCTGTGGTCCCTTTGTGCTCTCTTCCCCAAGGAAGACAGCCCAGGATACTCTGTATGTGCTTCCTAGTCCCACATCTCCTTGCCCCAGCCCAGTCTTGGTCAGAAAGCGGGCTTTTGTCAAGTGGGAGAATAAAGAATCCCTCATAAAATCAAAGGAGGATCTCCGTCATCTCAGACTGCCAACCTACCAAGAGCTGGAACAGgtaccttccttttcttttctttcagacgCCGAGAGAAGTGGGGCTAACCCAGGGAAGAGCGCTGAAGACGCTGACCAGGTTGATTTCTCGTAGGATAGAGCCACAAAACAACAGAAAGGATTTCTTTCAAACCAGAAAGGTTTCTTTCAAACCAGTGGAGGCCCTGGCTCACATTACAGGAGTAGAACAAGACCGACAGGGCTCCCTGTATGCCAGAAAGGTACCATTTTAAAGTGGTGGTGCCAGGCCCAAAGTGTGTTCACAACAGCCTCCTTGAGAAAAACCAGTTTCTACTGGTCAGGTCTACTGTGCTGACACCACACTCTTTTTCTAGATGAAATTAAATCCTCCTCCCCTAGAGGTCTTTGTTAACCTACTCATCAGGATGTTTTGGGACTTTTACGGTTGCCTAAGCATCTCCCCCAAAAAAGCATGTAAGCCTTCCTCTTAATATAAATGAGCAAGGAAATACATCTTGTAATACCTTGATCTTGTAATACATTAGACAGTATCTGGCAGATACACAgctgtatataatataatgtataaactGGTAACTGTTATAGTACCAGGAGCTTCCtttttttggttaggtttagGAGGTCCTAATTATAAGATGCACCACAGAGAAAAGGGCATAGTGCAAGAAGAGGATAAGGAAAAGGACAACAGGCAGTTGTTCAAACAAAAAGAAGATGTTAGTAATTGGCTGACAGGATTGAGTATTTGGAGTCCAGAGGTCATGTTGAGGGCTGGCTCAGGTTTCTACCAGTGATGGGTAACTAGGGATGCTTAGATCTAACATTATCACTCACTTtattaaaggttttcttttttccaaaacatCCAGGTTGGCCATGTGTTTTTGGAGGCCTATCAGTAAAAACCCCAAATCAACATCCAGTAGCTAGAATTCCTTAAATAATTCTATGTAGTGAAATTGCCCAAAAGGGCCTCAGAATTCCCTACCTTGTCCTCAGTGTTGTTCCTTCCCTGTCAAAGACTCctagaaaatgaaatacagaaacattTGAAGAAACAAGTTAGATAACATATGTGAAACTCTTGGTGCTTTGAACAAAGAACGTAATGTTAAGAGGAACAGATGAAAAAATACCAGGTTTTCTAGATGAAAGGTATTCTCTTGCTCAGAATGTTTTAAGACATGCTTTAACTTACACAAACCCCTTTCTCTTTAGGGGTAGAAACTGCCAAAAGCAGCTTACAAGAACTCTGGTCTTGGGGACAAAGACTTGTGATTCTAAGTCCCAGACATTTCTTAAACTAGCTGTTAAACTGCACCTTACTTGCTCTTGTGTAAAATACAAGGCCAAGAATCCATGCTCTCTACGAATTGCTGCAGATTGTGAATAATTAATGTTCTCGTCTGACACATTACCTAGCACATCGCTAGCTAATTTTTGTTGAGACACAACTCATTGTATGCAAATCACCCAGAAATTGCCCACACTTGTGGGGAGGGAGTCATCAATCTGATATAACAACACTGGATTCCAAGTCCGAAGACAAGAGACGTCATCATGGCAGCGGGAGTTGTACCTTTTCACTCGCCCCTTTATTTACAACAAACTGGTTATTCATAACCAAACAAAAAGTGACTGCGTTACGTACCCAggagacttttttaaaaggtggACAGGACCTCAGAGGGGGCTTTGGATCCAAGGGAACTGGTGACCCTGCGTGCCCATCTTGCCATGATCAGGTGAGAGCACTACTGGAGAGTGCAAACCAGGGTGGACATGCAAGGAAGATAGAGAAGTGGAGGTCCTGCCAGCCAGGGGGGCGTTTGGAGGCGTCCTCCCTCACAGAGGACAGGGAAAGCACGAGTGGTGACTGACCAACCACCTGGCTGCACAGGCTACATTTGGAGGGACCCCTTTCTCTCCAACAGTGCTCAGATTTCTAAACAGGGACCTCCAGGACtagggggaaagagaggaaagaggcagACGAGAATAACAACGGGCACTGAAGGAACGCATTCCCCGCTGCCTCCCTTGGGGTTTCAGCAGGTTTGCCCACGGACCTCCAGGAGCACCCCCACTGGAGGATCCCCTCTCATGCCACAGGCACCCCTCCAGCACTGTGTACACCAACTTTTTTAGCACACACTCCCAACTACACCACCAAAGTCAGCTCAggtaaaaagaaacccaaaacttGAGCTACAGCATGTGGCCACcttaggaaaaacagaaaggattTAACTGCCTGTCTGTTGAACTGtaacaaaatcaacaagaaaagtGTGTGCTACTTCACATGTGATGGCAGAGGCACGTTTCATCGAATACTCTGAGAAATCACAGTATATTCCAGCAACCAAACTCAAAGGCGTGGAATATTGGGATCTTAACTGATCAAGAATTCAGAATAGTTGTTATGAAGAGATTCAACTCAGAAAACTAATTCAATAAACCAAAGAATAAAACTAATGAACAGAAGGAGTTAATTAGCACAaagactgaaatttaaaaaacaccagaGATTCCAGAGCTAAAGAATTCAATGAGATACAGAATGCAGTAGACTAGAAAGCTTAGGAAATCAGATCAAGAGCTAACAACTTAGAGGATAGGAATTTAGAAATGATTCAGAAGAGGCAAGAGAACTAAAAAGTGAAGAAACCCTGCAAAAGCTATCAGATATAATGAGAAAACTGTAACAGGGCtaccagaaggaaaagggagagagagcatatttagagaaataatagctgagaatttctTCAACATGGAGAAGAAATTGGAGAACACAAGTCCAAGAAGCTAATGGACCACTCAATTAATGTACAAAGACCTTATTCAAGACATTATAAGCAACTGTCAGAAGTCAGTGATAAAGAATCTTAGAGactggagaaaaaggagaaacctACAAAGGAACCCCCATTAGCTGTCAGGTTTCTCAGCAGACACTTGAAGGCCATGAGAGAGTGGAATGACAAAgtagtaaaagataaaaattgccCATCAAGAATACCTTTCAGTCAACTCACCTTTCAGATACAAAGGTAAAATGCTTTCTCAGACAAAATGTGAAGGAACTCACCACCATgagacctgccttgcaagaaatgctgAAAGTAGTTCtccaaactgaaatgaaaagatgctaattagtgacataaaagcaaatgaaagtaCATAAAATTCCACCAGTGatgagaaataaacagaaaactgtGACTATATTAGAATGGTGTATTCAACCTCTTAGAGTATAAAGGCCTCAGGAAAGGAGCATTAAAGGTAACTATAGCTACTATAATTTCTCAGTGAATTCACAGTAAAAAAAGATAAGTTGtgacataaatataaaaaggaagaaataaaaaagtagaacCTTTATAGGTAAACAAAGGCAATAAAAAggaccaaggggcacctgggtcagttggttaagtgtctgacttcggctcaggtcacaatctcgtggtttgtgagttcaagtcctgagtcaggctctgtgctaacagctcagagcctgaagcctgctttcaattctatgtctccctctctgcttgcatgctctctctctctcaaaaataaacacatattggggtgcctgggtggctcagtcggttaagtgtccgacctcacctcaggtcacgatctcacgccttttgggttcaagccccgcgttgggctctgtgctcacagctcagagcctgcttccagttctgtgtctccctctctttgcccctcccgcactcacactctgtctctcaaagttaaaaaaaatttttaagatagaaaggaccattttatttatcatttatacaT
Proteins encoded:
- the RASGRP1 gene encoding RAS guanyl-releasing protein 1; this encodes MGTLGKAREAPRKPSHGCRAATKAKLEAKSASSPFPSHPSLAQITQFRMMVSLGHLAKGASLDDLIDSCIQSFDADGNLCRSNQLLQVMLAMHRIIISSAELLQKVVTLYKDALAKNSPGLCLKICYFVRYWITEFWIMFKMDASLTHTMEEFQELVKANGEELHRRLIDTTQINARDWSRKLTQRIKSNTSKKRKVSLLFDHLEPEELSEHLTYLEFKSFRRISFSDYQNYLVNSCVKENPTMERSIALCNGISQWVQLMVLSRPTPQLRAEVFIKFIQVAQKLHQLQNFNTLMAVIGGLCHSSISRLKETSSHVPHEINKVLGEMTELLSSCRNYDNYRRAYGECTQFKIPILGVHLKDLISLYEAMPDYLEDGKVNVHKLLALYNHINELVQLQEVAPPLEANKDLVHLLTLSLDLYYTEDEIYELSYAREPRNHKAPPLTPSKPPVVVDWASGVSPKPDPKTISKHVQRMVDSVFKNYDHDQDGYISQEEFEKIAASFPFSFCVMDKDREGLISREEITAYFMRASSIYSKLGLGFPHNFQETTYLKPTFCDNCAGFLWGVIKQGYRCKDCGMNCHKQCKDLVVFECKKRAKNPAAITENSTPGGPTSSLCSLGAKDLLHAPEEGPFTFPNGEAVEHSEESKDRTIMLMGVSSQKISVRLKRTVAHKATQTESPPWLGSERPCGPFVLSSPRKTAQDTLYVLPSPTSPCPSPVLVRKRAFVKWENKESLIKSKEDLRHLRLPTYQELEQEINTLKADNDALKIQLKYAQKKIETLQLARSNHVLAQMEQGDCS